A region from the Rosa rugosa chromosome 6, drRosRugo1.1, whole genome shotgun sequence genome encodes:
- the LOC133716613 gene encoding uncharacterized protein LOC133716613 — MGAAIWVGILQVQILNQNGTCDGNATVPGHWMPPPVDHLKLNCDAAVLQNGNQVGVGVVCRDYRGSLVGAMGEILLYRLQPRAAELMAILKGLEWCNGQGWRGLIIETDCLEAVQLVNGTDECLADEGLLVDRIRFLMGSMGIQGIHFVPRVVNGAAHVVAGFVARDNGDIVS, encoded by the coding sequence ATGGGGGCAGCAATATGGGTTGGTATATTGCAAGTACAAATTCTTAATCAAAATGGAACATGTGATGGTAATGCTACAGTGCCTGGTCATTGGATGCCACCTCCTGTGGACCATTTGAAGTTGAATTGTGATGCTGCTGTACTCCAGAATGGAAATCAAGTTGGCGTGGGTGTGGTGTGCAGAGATTATAGGGGCTCTTTGGTGGGAGCTATGGGAGAAATACTCCTGTATAGATTGCAACCTCGTGCTGCGGAATTGATGGCCATTTTGAAGGGGTTAGAGTGGTGTAACGGTCAAGGATGGAGGGGCTTGATCATTGAAACTGATTGCCTCGAGGCCGTGCAATTAGTTAATGGTACTGATGAATGTCTTGCAGATGAAGGATTACTGGTGGATAGAATTAGATTCCTGATGGGGTCTATGGGCATACAAGGCATTCATTTTGTGCCTAGGGTGGTTAATGGGGCAGCTCATGTAGTAGCGGGATTTGTAGCTCGTGATAATGGCGACATAGTTagttag